One Vibrio campbellii CAIM 519 = NBRC 15631 = ATCC 25920 genomic window carries:
- the trpR gene encoding trp operon repressor translates to MSHEPEYKDWQQIVELIRSSVDNQQHEMLLTMLMTPDERESLTARVNILNELLKGELSQRQISQMLGVGIATITRGSNELKSKSDTDKDKLKTLLEQGAQ, encoded by the coding sequence ATGTCACACGAACCTGAGTACAAAGACTGGCAACAGATTGTCGAACTGATCCGTTCTAGCGTGGATAACCAGCAACATGAGATGTTGTTAACCATGTTGATGACGCCAGATGAGAGAGAGTCGCTTACTGCACGCGTCAACATTCTGAATGAACTGCTCAAGGGCGAGCTTTCTCAGCGCCAAATCAGTCAAATGCTTGGAGTGGGTATTGCCACCATCACTCGTGGTTCAAATGAGTTAAAGTCGAAGTCGGATACGGACAAAGACAAACTCAAGACATTACTAGAGCAGGGTGCCCAATAA
- a CDS encoding transglycosylase SLT domain-containing protein, protein MTHMRFNVSELAKRVCYAAALCAVSVSANAALSLEKQRQVYEQAQDLLDKNDIDGYLSIRSKIASYPLTPYVDYRVFLRQLSSKSPQQVDEFISDHEAFPFSRRIRAPYLDNLYRQKDWKTITEFQKVEPSGERYQCIFYVAQLKQGKQVAAFKGAEHMWLRGKSIADECDPLFSAWEKAGERTDELILQRMLLAFDARNGGLISYLQKLPESAKAKQQAKAMKALFDKPETVAAFAKKQPANDFNRAQSEYALEKLARKNTKQAQEAYAAVVKGQKFSSEKAQALADYIAIRLIRTESDSLAQWRDDKTKTSQDLPLIESRIRLSIQNGDWKGVQKWIAVLNEQEQATLRWQYWLGRSEIALGNEVAGKQRLAKLVGQRNFYSVAAANTIGQSIKYPSSSVKLDKKVIQPYQKSLARIHELIKTDKIAAAKSEWAHLLRSVGKDEKAQLAAYAASKRWHNLTVIASIEAQMWDNIPLRFPVAHRWWFNFYAEKHNIDPITMMSLARQESALDSEARSPVGARGLMQIMPATAKYTANKYKLKYQGTQDLYNVGKNIEIGSHYLQGLMEDYDNNRIFALAAYNAGPNRVKMWRERTQGKVDAYSFIEAISFKETRGYVQNILMFETYYRDLLGVDGSFLTPNEINTKY, encoded by the coding sequence ATGACGCACATGAGATTCAACGTATCGGAATTGGCTAAAAGAGTATGCTACGCAGCCGCTTTATGTGCGGTAAGTGTGTCAGCAAACGCTGCGCTGAGCCTAGAAAAACAGCGCCAAGTTTATGAACAAGCTCAAGATTTATTGGACAAGAATGACATCGATGGCTATTTGTCTATCCGTTCTAAAATCGCCAGTTATCCACTCACCCCTTATGTGGATTATCGGGTGTTTCTGAGGCAATTATCGAGTAAGTCTCCACAACAGGTAGACGAATTTATTAGTGACCACGAGGCTTTTCCATTCTCACGTCGAATTCGCGCCCCTTACTTAGATAACCTTTATCGTCAGAAAGATTGGAAAACCATTACCGAGTTCCAGAAAGTGGAGCCAAGTGGCGAGCGTTACCAATGTATTTTCTACGTTGCTCAATTAAAACAAGGTAAGCAAGTCGCCGCATTTAAAGGCGCTGAGCATATGTGGTTGCGTGGAAAGAGCATCGCCGACGAGTGTGATCCGTTGTTCTCCGCTTGGGAAAAAGCGGGGGAGCGTACCGATGAATTGATTCTGCAACGCATGTTGTTGGCGTTTGATGCGCGCAATGGTGGCTTGATTAGCTACCTGCAAAAACTGCCTGAATCGGCTAAAGCGAAGCAACAAGCTAAAGCAATGAAAGCGTTGTTTGATAAGCCAGAAACGGTCGCTGCATTTGCCAAGAAGCAACCTGCGAATGATTTCAATCGCGCTCAGAGTGAATATGCACTCGAGAAACTTGCACGTAAGAACACCAAGCAGGCACAAGAGGCTTATGCGGCGGTAGTGAAAGGACAAAAGTTCTCTTCAGAAAAAGCGCAAGCATTAGCCGATTACATTGCGATTCGTTTGATTCGTACTGAGTCAGATTCACTTGCTCAGTGGCGTGATGACAAAACCAAAACCAGCCAAGATCTGCCTCTGATTGAAAGCCGCATTCGTTTGTCGATTCAAAATGGCGATTGGAAAGGGGTACAGAAGTGGATTGCGGTACTGAATGAACAAGAGCAAGCGACTCTTCGGTGGCAATACTGGCTAGGACGTAGTGAGATTGCGCTTGGTAATGAAGTCGCAGGTAAGCAACGTTTAGCAAAACTGGTTGGCCAGCGTAACTTTTACAGCGTCGCTGCTGCCAATACGATAGGTCAGTCAATCAAGTATCCATCAAGCTCGGTTAAGCTAGACAAGAAAGTCATACAGCCGTACCAAAAGTCGTTGGCCCGAATCCATGAGTTGATTAAAACTGATAAGATTGCGGCAGCAAAGAGCGAATGGGCGCACTTACTCCGCAGTGTCGGTAAAGATGAGAAAGCTCAGCTAGCAGCCTATGCAGCATCTAAGCGTTGGCACAATCTTACTGTTATCGCGAGTATAGAAGCACAAATGTGGGATAACATCCCGCTACGTTTCCCGGTGGCGCATCGCTGGTGGTTCAACTTCTATGCTGAGAAGCACAACATCGATCCAATTACGATGATGTCGTTAGCACGACAAGAAAGTGCTTTGGACTCGGAAGCGCGTTCTCCAGTGGGGGCTCGTGGTCTAATGCAAATTATGCCAGCGACTGCGAAGTACACGGCGAACAAGTACAAGCTCAAATATCAAGGGACACAAGACCTTTATAACGTGGGTAAGAACATTGAGATTGGCAGTCACTACTTACAAGGTTTGATGGAGGATTACGATAATAATCGTATTTTCGCGCTCGCTGCTTATAATGCAGGACCTAACCGAGTAAAAATGTGGCGAGAGCGAACTCAAGGAAAAGTCGACGCTTATTCCTTTATTGAAGCGATTTCATTTAAAGAGACGCGTGGTTATGTGCAGAACATTTTGATGTTTGAGACATACTACCGTGACCTTTTAGGTGTAGACGGTTCGTTCTTGACCCCAAATGAGATCAATACCAAGTATTGA
- a CDS encoding outer membrane protein assembly factor BamD, giving the protein MKHQTLTGLLAVSLLFGCASKEEIVPDVPPSELYADAQTSLQSGNWLSAIEKLEALDSRYPFGAYSEQVQLDLIYAYYKNDDLALGLATISRFMRLNPTHEKMDWVLYMRGLSHMAQDRNFMHDLFNVDRSDRDPEPVKKAFDDFKKLLERYPNSPYAEDSQKRMVALKNRLANYDLATADFYLRREAWIAAINRSQELQKAFPDTEAARKSLEIQLEAYKQLKLDDAVARTEELIKLNPAN; this is encoded by the coding sequence ATGAAACATCAGACTTTAACAGGCCTTTTAGCGGTATCCCTTCTGTTTGGCTGTGCAAGCAAAGAAGAAATCGTTCCTGATGTGCCACCTTCTGAACTGTATGCAGACGCGCAAACTTCTCTGCAAAGCGGTAACTGGCTTTCTGCCATCGAAAAATTAGAAGCTTTGGATTCGCGTTACCCGTTTGGTGCCTACTCTGAGCAGGTACAACTTGACCTTATCTACGCGTACTACAAAAACGATGACCTAGCATTAGGTCTGGCAACGATCTCTCGCTTTATGCGTTTGAACCCAACTCACGAAAAAATGGACTGGGTTTTGTACATGCGTGGTTTGAGCCACATGGCGCAAGACCGTAACTTCATGCATGACTTGTTCAATGTTGATCGTAGTGACCGTGATCCGGAGCCAGTGAAGAAAGCATTTGATGACTTCAAAAAACTGCTAGAGCGTTACCCAAACAGTCCATATGCGGAAGATTCACAGAAACGTATGGTGGCGCTAAAGAACCGTCTTGCAAACTACGATCTAGCGACGGCAGACTTCTACTTGCGTCGTGAAGCTTGGATTGCAGCGATCAACCGTTCTCAAGAGCTTCAAAAAGCGTTCCCTGATACAGAAGCGGCGCGCAAATCACTTGAGATTCAGTTAGAAGCCTACAAGCAATTGAAACTGGATGACGCCGTTGCAAGAACGGAAGAGCTTATCAAGCTTAACCCAGCAAACTAA
- the rluD gene encoding 23S rRNA pseudouridine(1911/1915/1917) synthase RluD has protein sequence MAQQIVLTNTVKDSQLGQRLDQAIAELFADFSRSRLKEWLLAGKVQVNGEVVTKPRTRVMGGEEITLQAELEDEERWEAQDIPLDIVYEDEDIIVINKPRDFVVHPGAGTPDGTVLNALLHHYPDIAEVPRAGIVHRLDKDTTGLMVVAKTVPAQTRLVRALQKRNITREYEAIAIGRMTAGGKVDKPIGRHSTKRTLMAVAPMGKPAVTHYRVAEHFREHTRIRLRLETGRTHQIRVHMSYLQHPLLGDTAYGGRARIPTGASEELTEMIRGFDRQALHAVMLRFDHPVTGEELEFHAPVPDDMVEMTEALRKDTEEFGLPDEF, from the coding sequence ATGGCTCAGCAGATTGTTTTAACCAACACCGTAAAAGATAGCCAATTAGGTCAACGTTTAGACCAAGCTATCGCCGAATTATTCGCGGACTTCTCTCGCTCTCGCTTGAAAGAGTGGTTGCTTGCAGGGAAAGTACAAGTGAATGGTGAAGTTGTCACTAAACCTCGCACCAGAGTAATGGGTGGCGAGGAAATTACCTTGCAAGCCGAGCTGGAAGATGAAGAACGCTGGGAAGCACAAGATATCCCGCTAGATATCGTCTACGAAGATGAAGACATCATCGTAATCAACAAGCCTCGTGATTTTGTAGTACACCCTGGCGCGGGTACGCCAGACGGCACAGTACTAAACGCATTGCTGCATCACTACCCAGATATCGCAGAAGTACCTCGTGCAGGTATTGTGCACCGTCTGGATAAGGACACTACAGGACTAATGGTGGTCGCGAAAACTGTCCCGGCACAAACTCGTCTAGTACGCGCGCTGCAAAAACGTAACATCACTCGTGAGTACGAAGCGATTGCAATCGGTCGTATGACGGCGGGCGGTAAAGTGGATAAACCAATTGGTCGTCACTCTACTAAACGTACGCTAATGGCGGTTGCTCCAATGGGTAAACCTGCGGTAACGCACTACCGTGTTGCGGAGCACTTCCGTGAACACACGCGTATCCGTCTTCGCCTAGAAACCGGTCGTACGCACCAAATCCGTGTTCATATGTCTTACCTACAGCATCCGCTACTAGGTGATACTGCATACGGTGGCCGTGCTCGTATCCCAACAGGCGCTTCAGAGGAACTAACGGAAATGATCCGTGGTTTTGACCGCCAAGCACTGCACGCGGTAATGCTGCGTTTCGATCATCCTGTTACTGGTGAAGAGCTAGAGTTTCACGCTCCAGTACCGGATGACATGGTAGAAATGACAGAAGCGCTACGTAAAGATACAGAAGAGTTCGGTCTGCCTGACGAGTTCTAA
- the pgeF gene encoding peptidoglycan editing factor PgeF: MKTIIPNWPAPKNVKAFASTRVGGFSTAPYQGLNLGAHVGDDLSIVEKNRDWLAQEAKMPSAPIWLNQTHSTVVAQVSEPTTQVLDADGVFTSSSQVVCSAMTADCLPVLLTNTQGTQVAAVHAGWRGLANGIVENALELFSGEVMAWLGPAIGPQAFEVGEDVLQAFVDFDSQAHQAFTPRDVEGKWLADMSKLATQRLNKLGIAQVFDSGLCTFQDKEDFYSYRRDGVTGRQATFIWIED, translated from the coding sequence ATGAAGACAATTATTCCTAACTGGCCAGCACCAAAAAACGTTAAAGCTTTCGCCTCTACCAGAGTCGGAGGCTTTTCGACTGCGCCTTATCAAGGGCTTAACCTTGGTGCTCATGTTGGGGATGACTTGTCCATCGTAGAAAAGAACCGTGACTGGTTGGCGCAAGAAGCAAAGATGCCTAGTGCGCCAATCTGGTTGAATCAAACCCATTCTACAGTGGTTGCTCAAGTTAGTGAGCCAACAACGCAAGTACTCGATGCGGATGGTGTGTTTACTTCTTCAAGTCAGGTTGTTTGTTCAGCGATGACAGCGGACTGCTTGCCCGTTTTATTAACCAATACGCAAGGCACCCAAGTTGCGGCCGTTCATGCTGGTTGGCGCGGCTTAGCAAATGGTATCGTTGAAAACGCCCTCGAGTTGTTTTCTGGTGAGGTAATGGCGTGGCTTGGTCCTGCAATTGGTCCTCAAGCATTTGAAGTCGGTGAAGATGTCCTGCAAGCCTTTGTGGATTTCGACTCACAAGCCCATCAAGCATTTACTCCCCGTGATGTTGAAGGGAAGTGGCTGGCGGATATGTCCAAGCTTGCAACTCAGCGTCTCAATAAGCTTGGCATTGCTCAGGTATTCGATTCAGGCCTGTGTACTTTCCAAGACAAAGAAGACTTCTATTCCTATCGCCGCGATGGTGTGACGGGTCGACAAGCCACTTTTATTTGGATTGAAGACTGA
- the pheA gene encoding prephenate dehydratase, with the protein MTDQPISLEEIRLRLNELDDELLSLLSERRKLSIEVAKSKVQTSKPVRDAVREQQLLVKLITNGRDKYELDAQYITKLFHTIIEDSVLLQQSYLQNLVNPLQSRKPLARVAFLGAKGSYSHLASREYFSRKNTELIELNCEHFKEVTQTVESGHADYGVLPIENTSSGSINEVYDLLQHTTLYIVGELTQPIEHCLVATKDIRLENIKTLYSHPQPHQQCSEFLSRMKGVKLESCASTADAMQKVQELNRDDVAAIGNASSGKLYGLQAIQGNIANQTENHTRFIVVARKPVEVSTQIPAKTTLIMSTSQEAGSLVQTLLVIQRYGINMTKLESRPIMGNPWEEMFYVDLESHLGSNEMQQAIDELTKITKHLKVLGCYPSENVKPTQVKLS; encoded by the coding sequence ATGACTGACCAACCTATTTCCCTGGAAGAAATTCGTTTACGTTTGAATGAGCTCGATGACGAGCTTTTGAGCCTATTATCTGAGCGCCGCAAACTCAGTATTGAAGTAGCAAAAAGCAAAGTTCAAACTTCGAAACCTGTTCGTGATGCAGTCCGTGAGCAACAACTTCTGGTAAAACTGATCACCAACGGCCGTGATAAATACGAACTCGATGCTCAGTACATCACCAAACTTTTCCACACCATTATTGAAGATTCTGTCCTTCTTCAACAAAGCTACCTACAAAACCTCGTTAATCCACTGCAAAGCCGTAAACCTCTTGCTCGTGTTGCTTTCCTTGGTGCCAAGGGCTCTTATTCACACCTTGCTAGCCGCGAATACTTCAGCCGCAAGAACACAGAGCTAATTGAACTTAACTGTGAACACTTCAAAGAAGTAACTCAAACCGTCGAATCTGGTCATGCTGATTATGGTGTTCTGCCAATTGAAAACACCAGTTCAGGCTCTATCAATGAGGTCTACGACCTACTGCAACACACGACGCTGTACATCGTTGGTGAATTAACTCAACCGATTGAGCATTGTCTCGTAGCGACTAAAGACATTCGTCTTGAAAACATCAAAACGCTTTACTCACATCCGCAGCCACACCAGCAATGCAGCGAGTTCTTAAGCCGTATGAAAGGTGTGAAGTTAGAGTCTTGTGCAAGTACTGCAGATGCGATGCAAAAGGTACAAGAGCTTAATCGTGATGACGTAGCAGCAATCGGCAATGCTTCAAGCGGTAAGCTTTACGGCTTGCAAGCGATTCAAGGCAACATCGCAAACCAAACTGAAAACCATACTCGTTTTATCGTCGTTGCTCGTAAACCGGTTGAGGTATCCACGCAGATTCCAGCTAAGACAACCCTGATCATGTCGACGTCACAAGAAGCAGGCTCACTGGTTCAAACACTATTGGTTATTCAGCGTTACGGCATCAATATGACCAAGCTAGAGTCACGTCCAATCATGGGGAATCCATGGGAAGAAATGTTCTACGTTGATCTCGAATCTCACCTTGGTTCTAACGAGATGCAACAAGCGATTGATGAGCTAACAAAAATCACTAAGCACTTGAAAGTACTGGGTTGCTATCCAAGTGAGAACGTAAAGCCAACTCAAGTAAAACTAAGCTAA
- the hpf gene encoding ribosome hibernation-promoting factor, HPF/YfiA family → MTMNITGKNIEITSAIRAHIESKFKKLEKWQVDIIGCQATFSEEPNKQKKFEAIIKVPKGQLIASATHEDLYAAINEVEQKLERQLNKLTHKPEARRASKPELVEEEE, encoded by the coding sequence ATGACAATGAACATCACTGGTAAAAACATCGAAATCACCTCTGCAATCCGTGCTCATATTGAGAGCAAATTTAAAAAGCTGGAGAAATGGCAGGTAGACATCATCGGATGCCAAGCAACTTTCAGTGAGGAACCAAATAAACAGAAGAAATTCGAAGCCATTATTAAAGTTCCTAAAGGCCAGCTAATCGCCTCAGCAACTCACGAAGATCTTTACGCAGCTATCAATGAAGTGGAGCAAAAACTAGAACGACAACTGAATAAGCTGACCCACAAACCAGAAGCTCGACGTGCAAGTAAGCCTGAGCTAGTGGAAGAAGAAGAGTAA
- the ettA gene encoding energy-dependent translational throttle protein EttA: MAEYVYTMSRVSKIVPPKRQILKDISLSFFPGAKIGVLGLNGAGKSTLLRIMAGIDTDIDGEARPQPGLNVGYLPQEPVLDESKTVREIVEEAVADVAGALKRLDAVYAAYAEPDADFDALAKEQGELEALIQAKDGHNLDNALERAADALRLPEWDQKIQHLSGGERRRVAICRLLLEKPDMLLLDEPTNHLDAESVAWLERFLVDYTGTVVAITHDRYFLDNAAGWILELDRGEGIPWEGNYTSWLEQKDARLQQEASQEKARQKTIEKELEWVRQNPKGRQAKSKARMARFEELQNTDHQKRNETNELFIPPGERLGDKVIEVNNLTKSFDGRVLIDDLSFSMPKGAIVGIIGANGAGKSTLFKMLSGTEQPDSGTIELGETVKLASVEQFRDSMNDKNTVFQEISEGADIIKINNFEIPARAYCSRFNFKGSDQQKVIGELSGGERNRVHLAKLLKAGGNVLLLDEPTNDLDVETLRALEEALLEFPGCAMVISHDRWFLDRIATHIIDYRDEGQVNFYEGNYNEYMEWLKKTLGPEAAEPHRIKYKRVSK; this comes from the coding sequence ATGGCTGAATACGTATATACCATGTCGCGGGTGAGCAAAATCGTGCCACCTAAGCGTCAAATTCTTAAAGACATCTCTCTAAGCTTCTTCCCAGGTGCAAAAATCGGTGTTCTAGGTCTGAACGGTGCGGGTAAATCAACTCTGCTACGTATCATGGCGGGTATCGATACTGATATCGATGGTGAAGCGCGTCCACAACCTGGCCTAAACGTAGGTTACCTACCTCAGGAGCCAGTACTAGACGAATCAAAAACGGTTCGTGAAATCGTTGAAGAAGCCGTTGCAGATGTTGCTGGCGCACTTAAGCGCTTGGATGCGGTATACGCTGCGTATGCAGAACCAGATGCAGACTTCGACGCACTAGCAAAAGAACAGGGTGAACTAGAAGCGCTAATCCAAGCGAAAGACGGTCACAACCTAGATAACGCGCTAGAGCGTGCTGCTGATGCACTTCGCCTTCCTGAATGGGATCAAAAGATCCAACACCTATCAGGTGGTGAGCGTCGCCGTGTGGCTATCTGTCGTCTTCTTCTTGAAAAACCAGACATGCTACTACTCGACGAACCAACCAACCACTTAGATGCGGAATCTGTTGCATGGCTAGAACGTTTTCTAGTTGATTACACTGGTACTGTAGTTGCGATTACCCACGACCGTTACTTCCTAGATAACGCAGCGGGTTGGATCCTAGAACTTGACCGTGGTGAAGGTATTCCATGGGAAGGTAACTACACCTCATGGCTAGAGCAAAAAGATGCGCGTCTACAACAAGAAGCGTCGCAAGAAAAAGCTCGTCAAAAGACCATCGAGAAAGAACTTGAATGGGTTCGTCAAAACCCTAAAGGTCGTCAGGCGAAATCTAAAGCACGTATGGCGCGCTTTGAAGAGCTACAAAACACTGACCACCAAAAACGTAACGAAACCAACGAACTGTTCATCCCGCCAGGTGAGCGTCTAGGTGATAAGGTAATCGAAGTGAATAACCTGACTAAGTCATTCGACGGTCGTGTTCTTATCGATGACCTATCGTTCAGCATGCCTAAGGGTGCAATCGTGGGCATCATCGGTGCCAACGGTGCAGGTAAATCGACTCTATTCAAGATGCTGAGCGGCACTGAGCAGCCAGACTCAGGTACGATTGAGCTAGGTGAAACAGTGAAATTGGCGTCTGTTGAGCAGTTCCGTGACTCAATGAACGACAAGAACACGGTATTCCAAGAGATTTCTGAAGGCGCTGACATCATCAAGATCAACAACTTCGAAATCCCAGCTCGTGCTTACTGTTCTCGCTTTAACTTTAAAGGCTCAGATCAACAGAAAGTGATCGGCGAGCTTTCTGGTGGTGAGCGTAACCGTGTACACCTTGCAAAGCTGCTTAAAGCTGGCGGCAACGTACTGTTACTCGATGAGCCAACCAACGACCTTGACGTTGAAACACTACGTGCACTAGAAGAAGCACTACTAGAGTTCCCTGGCTGTGCAATGGTTATCTCGCACGACCGTTGGTTCCTAGACCGTATTGCTACGCACATCATCGACTACCGCGATGAAGGCCAAGTTAACTTCTACGAAGGTAACTACAACGAGTACATGGAATGGCTGAAGAAGACCCTTGGTCCTGAAGCAGCTGAACCACACCGCATCAAATACAAGCGTGTATCGAAGTAA
- the yjjX gene encoding inosine/xanthosine triphosphatase: MATQKVVIASLNPAKIKAVESAFQSAFSEQSFEFVGVSVPSEVADQPMSNEETHLGALNRVRNAKTEMPKADFYVGLEAGIEGKVTFAWMVIESDTHRGESRSASLMLPPEVLQKLEHANELGDVMDAVFGTDNIKQKGGAIGLLTQNQLTRSSVYHQALILALIPFTNPEHFPANL, translated from the coding sequence ATGGCAACCCAAAAAGTCGTTATCGCGTCCCTAAACCCAGCAAAAATCAAAGCGGTAGAGAGCGCTTTTCAAAGTGCTTTCTCAGAGCAAAGTTTTGAGTTTGTTGGTGTCAGCGTTCCAAGTGAAGTCGCAGATCAACCGATGTCGAATGAAGAAACTCATCTCGGCGCATTGAACCGAGTCCGTAACGCAAAAACAGAAATGCCGAAGGCGGATTTCTACGTAGGTTTAGAAGCAGGGATTGAAGGAAAAGTCACTTTTGCTTGGATGGTGATTGAGTCCGACACACATCGTGGGGAATCACGCTCTGCAAGCCTGATGTTGCCACCTGAGGTATTACAAAAGCTGGAACATGCCAATGAGCTTGGGGACGTGATGGATGCAGTGTTTGGTACCGACAACATCAAACAGAAAGGTGGTGCAATTGGTTTGCTGACTCAAAACCAACTAACGCGCAGTTCGGTCTACCATCAAGCTTTGATTCTGGCGTTGATTCCGTTTACCAATCCAGAGCATTTTCCGGCTAATCTATAG
- a CDS encoding lytic transglycosylase F: MDVNVTLSKLWAGLLILLSTSSFALELSPLRQPPYTGDLDIIKEKNVLRVLVSADLGFYYIEGGEPKGIGAELLAHFEKDLRKLKPKINIQIIPVSRDQLLPSLEQGLGDLVVANLTITDARKKSVSFSDPVITGIQEWVVTDKNTPAMTKIEQLSGKEIWVRASSSYFESIQALNKKLNKKGLPPVVVHFIEETLQDYELVGMLNNGYVKAIVLDSHKAKLWMNFMDGIRTHTKIPIRKGGEIAWAMRHDSPELMKIVNKFIRTAKSGTLLGNVIYGKYIDNTNWLNKALNPKKIAQLEKLSSLFSKYGEKYDFDYLLIAAVAYQESGFDNNLASSRGAVGIMQILPSTASDPNVNIKNIRNLENNVHAGVKYMAFLRRYYFSDDAISKENKLYLTLAAYNAGPGNIEKMRKRAAQQGYDPNVWFNNVEVVTRRSLGETVRYVANVNRYYVIYKQLESLDLAKTLDSVLLVPDDPIFMTPLRRVSQTP; this comes from the coding sequence ATGGATGTGAACGTGACCCTATCAAAGCTATGGGCGGGACTGTTGATCCTACTCTCCACTTCGAGTTTTGCGCTCGAACTGTCCCCTCTAAGACAACCTCCTTACACCGGCGATCTCGACATTATTAAAGAGAAAAATGTTCTGCGAGTTTTGGTGTCTGCCGATCTTGGTTTCTATTACATCGAAGGTGGGGAGCCAAAAGGCATTGGTGCAGAGTTACTGGCTCATTTCGAAAAAGATCTTCGTAAACTTAAACCTAAAATCAATATTCAAATCATTCCCGTTTCTAGAGATCAGCTACTTCCCTCACTAGAACAAGGCTTAGGGGATTTAGTCGTCGCTAACCTCACTATCACCGATGCGCGTAAGAAGTCAGTTAGCTTCAGCGATCCTGTTATAACTGGAATTCAAGAATGGGTGGTCACCGATAAAAACACACCAGCAATGACCAAGATTGAACAACTGAGTGGTAAGGAGATTTGGGTTCGTGCTAGCTCAAGCTATTTTGAGAGCATTCAAGCCTTAAATAAAAAGCTAAACAAAAAAGGCTTGCCCCCAGTTGTGGTGCATTTTATCGAAGAAACACTACAAGATTACGAATTGGTGGGGATGCTAAACAATGGCTATGTCAAAGCCATCGTACTAGATAGTCACAAAGCCAAGCTGTGGATGAACTTTATGGATGGCATCCGTACGCACACCAAGATTCCTATTCGCAAAGGCGGCGAGATCGCTTGGGCCATGCGCCATGACAGTCCTGAGTTAATGAAAATCGTAAATAAGTTCATTCGCACCGCCAAATCCGGAACCTTACTTGGCAACGTCATTTACGGTAAATACATCGACAATACCAATTGGCTCAATAAAGCGCTCAACCCAAAAAAGATTGCTCAACTTGAAAAACTCTCTTCTTTATTTTCTAAGTATGGCGAGAAATATGATTTCGATTATCTGCTCATTGCAGCGGTAGCGTATCAAGAGTCTGGGTTCGACAACAACTTAGCCTCCAGTCGTGGAGCAGTCGGCATCATGCAGATCTTACCAAGTACAGCGAGTGACCCTAATGTAAACATTAAGAACATTCGTAACTTAGAAAATAATGTCCATGCGGGCGTAAAATACATGGCGTTTCTACGTCGCTATTACTTCAGTGATGATGCCATCAGTAAAGAGAATAAGCTCTATTTAACGTTAGCGGCATACAATGCGGGGCCAGGGAATATAGAGAAAATGCGTAAGCGCGCGGCTCAACAAGGCTATGATCCGAATGTCTGGTTCAATAATGTGGAAGTGGTTACGCGGCGAAGTTTAGGAGAAACCGTCAGGTACGTGGCCAATGTGAACCGCTACTATGTGATCTACAAACAGTTAGAAAGCCTTGATCTGGCGAAAACACTCGACAGCGTTCTACTCGTGCCAGATGACCCCATCTTTATGACTCCCTTACGAAGAGTCAGTCAAACGCCCTAA